One stretch of Thalassovita sp. DNA includes these proteins:
- the guaA gene encoding glutamine-hydrolyzing GMP synthase yields MTQTSHDRLLIIDFGSQVTQLIARRLRELNVYCEIHPYQNVTIDFVREMAPKAVIFSGGPDSVTREGSPRAPEGIFELGVPILGICYGQQVMMHQLGGKVESGHGTAEFGRAFVTPENSLDILDGWFAEGDEQVWMSHGDHVSEIAPGFEVYGTSPNAPFAITADTKRHFYAVQFHPEVHHTPKGAKLYENFVKLAGFSGDWTMGAYRQEMIEDIRAQVGDKKVICALSGGVDSSVTGILLHEAIGDQLTCVFVDHGLLRKDEAKEVVAMFRDNYNLNLIHADESDLFLGELEGVSDPETKRKIIGKLFIDVFQKYADQIEGAEFLAQGTLYPDVIESVSFSGGPSVTIKSHHNVGGLPEKMGLKLVEPLRGLFKDEVRVLGRELGLPASFIGRHPFPGPGLAIRCPGEITRDKLDILREADAVYIDQIRKHGLYDEIWQAFAAILPMRTVGVMGDGRTYDYAVGLRAVTSVDGMTADYYPFSHEFLGETMTRIINEVKGVNRVFYDVTSKPPGTIELE; encoded by the coding sequence ATGACCCAGACATCACACGACCGCCTTCTCATCATCGACTTCGGCAGCCAGGTCACGCAGCTGATTGCACGGCGCCTGCGCGAGCTGAACGTCTATTGCGAAATCCACCCCTATCAGAATGTCACCATCGACTTTGTGCGCGAGATGGCGCCCAAGGCTGTGATCTTCTCCGGTGGGCCTGACAGCGTCACCCGTGAGGGCAGCCCGCGCGCGCCTGAAGGAATTTTTGAGCTGGGTGTGCCGATCCTTGGCATCTGCTACGGTCAGCAGGTGATGATGCACCAGTTGGGCGGCAAGGTCGAAAGTGGCCATGGCACCGCCGAATTTGGCCGCGCCTTTGTCACCCCTGAGAACAGCCTGGACATTCTGGATGGCTGGTTTGCCGAGGGCGACGAACAGGTCTGGATGAGCCACGGCGATCACGTCAGTGAAATCGCCCCGGGGTTTGAGGTCTACGGCACCTCCCCCAATGCGCCGTTCGCGATCACTGCGGACACCAAACGTCATTTCTACGCGGTTCAGTTCCACCCCGAGGTACACCACACCCCGAAGGGCGCAAAGCTGTATGAGAACTTCGTCAAACTGGCAGGTTTCTCGGGCGATTGGACCATGGGGGCCTACCGTCAGGAAATGATCGAAGACATCCGCGCGCAGGTTGGCGACAAAAAGGTCATCTGCGCCTTGTCTGGCGGCGTCGACAGCTCGGTCACCGGGATCCTGCTGCATGAGGCGATCGGCGATCAGCTGACCTGTGTGTTTGTTGACCACGGCCTGCTGCGCAAGGATGAGGCCAAAGAAGTCGTCGCCATGTTCCGCGACAACTACAATCTGAACCTGATCCACGCCGACGAAAGCGATCTGTTCCTTGGTGAGCTGGAGGGCGTCAGCGACCCCGAAACCAAGCGCAAGATCATCGGCAAGCTGTTCATCGACGTGTTCCAGAAATACGCCGACCAGATCGAAGGCGCCGAGTTCCTGGCGCAGGGCACCCTGTACCCGGACGTGATTGAATCGGTTTCCTTCTCCGGCGGTCCTTCGGTCACCATCAAATCGCACCACAATGTGGGCGGCCTGCCTGAGAAGATGGGCCTGAAACTGGTGGAACCGCTGCGTGGTCTGTTCAAGGATGAGGTCCGCGTGCTGGGCCGTGAGCTGGGCCTGCCGGCCAGCTTCATCGGCCGCCACCCCTTCCCCGGGCCGGGTCTGGCGATCCGCTGCCCTGGTGAGATCACCCGTGACAAGCTGGACATTCTGCGCGAAGCGGATGCGGTCTATATCGACCAGATCCGCAAACATGGCCTCTATGATGAGATCTGGCAGGCTTTCGCTGCCATCCTGCCGATGCGCACCGTTGGTGTGATGGGCGACGGGCGCACCTATGACTATGCGGTGGGCCTGCGCGCTGTGACCTCGGTCGATGGTATGACGGCGGATTATTACCCGTTCAGCCACGAATTCTTGGGCGAAACCATGACCCGCATCATCAATGAGGTGAAAGGCGTGAACCGCGTGTTCTACGACGTCACCTCAAAACCGCCGGGCACCATTGAGCTGGAGTAA
- a CDS encoding glycosyltransferase family 8 protein yields MPTSPFFPHVTYAFNAGFVRQGLISIYSLLVATHGKVTVVVHIDAPAEELSRGINALSALFPDAQITQHINPDLPQQDHPHLKHGRPYTHWMMTALASTKVKTLYVDGDTLFVDDPTPLYHLDLDGKLLAGVPDTPFEILHHKIGFWSQFGALGAACSRPFRQVIATQKHDLQMARYINAGLLLLDMPALRRAGLAEQLDDYKSYSQIYDQKGWTNYDQDWFNYLFGTQHDAIQLLSARWNLLANLANMDRFWAISVPRKLRAAYRRAQNNPALYHFAGSVFKPWQSQPLQRPMSPLQKRALGAWYQAAITFSAKTGMDIPPMIEKISRIAEKERHKWTATFA; encoded by the coding sequence ATGCCAACGTCGCCATTTTTCCCCCATGTCACCTATGCGTTCAACGCGGGCTTTGTGCGGCAGGGGCTGATCTCGATCTATTCGCTGCTGGTCGCGACCCACGGCAAAGTGACGGTGGTGGTGCACATCGATGCCCCCGCCGAGGAGTTGAGCCGCGGCATCAACGCGCTAAGTGCCCTGTTTCCCGATGCCCAGATCACCCAACACATTAACCCTGATCTGCCGCAGCAGGATCACCCACATCTGAAACATGGCCGCCCCTATACCCATTGGATGATGACGGCGCTGGCCTCAACCAAGGTCAAAACCCTCTACGTTGATGGCGACACGCTGTTTGTCGATGATCCGACGCCGCTTTACCATCTGGATCTTGATGGCAAGCTGCTGGCGGGCGTGCCCGACACGCCTTTTGAAATCCTGCACCATAAAATTGGTTTCTGGTCGCAGTTTGGCGCCCTTGGTGCAGCCTGCAGCAGGCCGTTCCGGCAGGTGATTGCCACCCAAAAACACGACCTGCAAATGGCGCGTTACATCAACGCAGGCCTTTTGCTGTTGGATATGCCCGCCCTGCGCCGGGCCGGCCTGGCAGAGCAGTTGGATGATTACAAATCCTACAGTCAGATCTACGACCAGAAAGGCTGGACCAATTACGATCAGGATTGGTTCAACTATCTGTTCGGCACCCAGCACGACGCTATTCAGCTGCTCTCGGCCCGTTGGAACCTACTGGCCAATCTGGCCAATATGGATCGCTTCTGGGCGATTTCTGTTCCCAGAAAGCTTCGCGCGGCCTACCGCCGGGCCCAGAACAATCCGGCGCTTTATCATTTTGCCGGCAGCGTCTTCAAACCCTGGCAAAGCCAGCCTCTGCAACGCCCGATGAGCCCCCTCCAAAAACGCGCGCTGGGGGCCTGGTATCAGGCGGCTATCACCTTTTCTGCAAAAACCGGGATGGACATTCCACCGATGATAGAGAAAATCAGCCGGATTGCAGAAAAGGAACGCCACAAATGGACCGCCACATTCGCCTGA